One genomic window of Oncorhynchus clarkii lewisi isolate Uvic-CL-2024 chromosome 5, UVic_Ocla_1.0, whole genome shotgun sequence includes the following:
- the LOC139409232 gene encoding major facilitator superfamily domain containing 12b: MSDQLLSNERSLPLFRRLCYAAGHFLNDLCASLWFTYLLVYYHSVLGFKSTYAGVLLFIGQIADGVSTPLVGIESDRTAGCGSYGKRKTWHLVGTISVLISFPFIFNPCLGCGDNTPQWVWLTYFTPFIIIFQFGWAATQISHLSLIPELVSSEHAKVELTAYRYAFTVVANITVYAVALLLFHFQSQQTGDPSVTDSLGIVDIPIFRDLSLIVLGIGAVFSFVFHLGTRERVPHREEPGSQNDESQPLISPTSHNTIPQSLLQWNHWLKEPSFYQVAFLYMCTRLIVNLSQTYVSMYLINSLLLPKNFIATIPLVMYVSGFVCSLVMKPISKLVGISMTYLLGLVLILGFSSWVLVGMNIGRLIYGAAVLLGAGSATILVMSLSMTAKLIGEQTQSGAFVYGAMSFTDKVANGIGVIIIQRLHPCNSQDSCPESVWFYRDVMVIVTGGVALAAAISLCTLLIWPIRIRQRLPSTSVQMEAEDRE; encoded by the exons ATGTCTGACCAGTTGCTCTCTAATGAGCGGTCTTTACCCCTCTTCAGGCGGTTGTGTTACGCAGCTGGTCACTTTTTGAACGACCTTTGCGCGTCGTTATGGTTTACCTACCTATTGGTCTACTACCATTCCGTGCTTGGGTTCAAGAGCACATATGCAGGTGTATTGCTGTTTATAGGTCAAATAGCGGATGGTGTCTCCACGCCCCTTGTCGGTATCGAGTCGGATCGAACAGCTGGATGTGGATCATATGGCAAAAGAAAAACATGGCATTTAGTCG GCACTATCAGTGTACTTATCTCCTTTCCCTTCATATTTAACCCGTGTCTGGGATGTGGTGACAACACTCCACAGTGGGTGTGGCTCACCTATTTCACCCCCTTCATCATCATCTTCCAGTTTGGCTGGGCCGCCACCCAGATCTCCCACCTGTCACTCATCCCAGAGCTGGTGTCCAGTGAGCATGCCAAGGTGGAGCTCACTGCCTACAG GTATGCGTTCACGGTGGTGGCCAATATTACAGTGTATGCTGTGGCCTTGTTACTCTTTCACTTCCAGTCCCAGCAGACTGGAGATCCCTCTGTCACTGACAGCTTGGGTATTGTTGACATCCCCATATTCAGG GATCTGTCCCTCATTGTGCTGGGGATCGGGGCAGTGTTTTCTTTCGTCTTCCACCTGGGCACCCGAGAGAGGGTTCCTCACAGGGAAGAGCCAGGCTCGCAGAATGATGAGAGTCAACCCCTGATCTCCCCAACTTCCCATAACACCATACCCCAATCTCTCCTCCAATGGAATCATTGGCTGAAGGAGCCTTCATTTTACCAG GTTGCTTTTCTGTACATGTGCACCAGGTTGATAGTCAACTTGTCCCAGACCTACGTTTCCATGTATCTCATCAACTCCTTATTGCTACCAAAG AACTTCATTGCCACCATTCCTTTAGTGATGTATGTCAGTGGGTTTGTGTGTTCTCTGGTCATGAAGCCAATCAGCAAGCTTGTAGGCATTAGT ATGACTTATTTGCTAGGCCTCGTGCTGATCCTGGGGTTTTCCTCCTGGGTGTTGGTGGGCATGAACATAGGGAGGCTGATCTATGGAGCTGCTGTACTGCTGGGTGCAGGCTCTGCCACCATCCTGGTCATGTCGCTCTCCATGACGGCCAAACTGATTGGAGAACAGACG CAAAGTGGGGCCTTTGTGTACGGGGCGATGAGCTTCACAGATAAGGTGGCCAATGGCATTGGTGTCATCATAATCCAGAGACTGCATCCCTGCAA TTCACAAGACAGCTGTCCAGAAAGTGTGTGGTTCTATCGTGATGTCATGGTGATTGTGACCGGGGGTGTGGCCTTAGCAGCAGCAATTTCCCTATGCACCCTCCTCATCTGGCCTATTAGGATCCGCCAAC GTTTACCCAGTACTTCTGTCCAGATGGAGGCAGAAGACAGAGAATGA